In a genomic window of Rhododendron vialii isolate Sample 1 chromosome 12a, ASM3025357v1:
- the LOC131311114 gene encoding protein BEARSKIN2, with amino-acid sequence MASSSSNGGGGGVPPGFRFHPTDEELLHYYLKKKVSFEKFEMEVIREVDLNKIEPWDLQERCRIGSTPQNEWYFFSHKDRKYPTGSRTNRATNAGFWKATGRDKCIRNTFKKIGMRKTLVFYRGRAPHGQKTDWIMHEYRLDDADDQGNSSEDGWVVCRVFKKKNLFKVGGEGGGASNIMATDQLNTNSSNGNPSRTTYMHHRDNHQYIMRHQQSFDLYKSSELALNYSHVPLPNYHPHINIIQEQNLIPTHKLMGYDYSALPSDSPLMVKQLMSSNPRDCESGSDQNLQYQACEPGLEVGTSCEPSQNMVGGRDHHENINEWGMLDHSRIVATSPHLGQEDSLSKGHEHVRFGDANEPSIQPMNPLSLRGEMDFWGYGK; translated from the exons ATGGCTTCATCAAGTAGtaatggaggtggtggtggggttcCACCGGGTTTCCGTTTTCACCCAACGGACGAAGAGCTTCTTCACTACTACCTGAAGAAGAAGGTGagttttgaaaagtttgagaTGGAGGTTATCAGAGAAGTGGATTTGAATAAGATTGAGCCATGGGACCTCCAAG AGAGATGTAGGATTGGATCGACGCCACAAAACGAGTGGTACTTCTTTAGCCACAAGGACAGAAAGTACCCAACTGGTTCAAGAACAAATAGGGCAACAAATGCGGGGTTTTGGAAGGCTACAGGCAGAGACAAATGCATAAGGAATACCTTCAAGAAGATTGGTATGAGGAAAACTCTTGTTTTCTATAGGGGCAGAGCTCCACACGGTCAGAAGACGGACTGGATCATGCATGAATACAGGCTTGACGATGCTGATGATCAAGGCAACTCCAGt GAGGATGGATGGGTGGTTTGCAGGGTATTCAAGAAGAAGAACTTATTCAAAGTTGGAGGTGAAGGTGGTGGAGCTAGTAATATCATGGCCACGGACCAGCTCAATACTAATAGCTCAAATGGAAATCCATCTCGTACCACCTACATGCACCACAGGGACAACCATCAATATATAATGCGTCACCAACAAAGCTTTGATCTATACAAGTCCAGTGAGCTGGCACTTAACTATTCTCATGTTCCATTACCTAATTATCATCCCCACATCAATATCATTCAAGAACAAAACCTGATCCCAACCCACAAGTTGATGGGTTACGATTACTCGGCTCTTCCATCAGACTCACCATTGATGGTCAAGCAACTTATGTCCTCCAACCCTAGAGATTGTGAAAGTGGAAGCGATCAGAACCTGCAGTACCAAGCGTGCGAGCCTGGCTTAGAGGTTGGAACATCATGTGAACCATCACAAAATATGGTTGGTGGAAGAGATCATCACGAAAACATAAACGAATGGGGAATGCTTGACCATAGCAGGATTGTAGCTACTAGTCCTCATCTTGGCCAAGAAGACTCTTTGTCCAAAGGTCATGAGCATGTGAGGTTTGGGGATGCAAATGAACCATCAATACAGCCGATGAATCCATTGTCACTTCGCGGAGAGATGGACTTTTGGGGATATGGAAAGTAG
- the LOC131310978 gene encoding vacuolar protein sorting-associated protein 9A-like has protein sequence METTSSTQSLTFYDFLDRMRNPASLDLVRSIKSFIVSFSFSTANPENDGKRLQDFLLTMETSIRDHPLWDGASEEEIDSAIEGLEKYVMTKLFARTFASSHEDANTDQEISEKICLLQHFLRPEHLDIPEVFHNEASWLLAEKELQKINAFKAPREKLLCILNCCRVINNLLLNASMSENRVPGADDFLPVLIYVTIKANPPQLHSNLKFIQLFRRQEKLISEAAYYFTNLVSAKTFIVDLDAKSLSIDGTEFEENMKTAKLAITGARIGPLPALHETPALVNPFTRMRNKATQNEPSPTLDEIVDLASQSDPGPSQGMEGSETNISGGLRYPFMEAEAGELTVGDVEKLLSLYKDVVKKYTSLSRAVRHLAISKLEPSIPHQKGTNVKQEKLEEQLEKDHR, from the exons ATGGAAACCACTTCTTCTACACAGTCGCTCACATTCTATGATTTCCTTGATCGGATGCGAAACCCAGCTTCCCTTGATCTTGTTCGCTCCATCAAAag CTTTATTGTATCTTTTTCGTTTTCCACGGCAAATCCTGAAAATGATGGCAAAAGACTGCAAGATTTCCTCTTGACGATGGAAACATCGATTAGGGATCATCCACTGTGGGACGGTGCATCGGAGGAAGAAATTGACTCTGCAATTGAG GGTTTGGAGAAGTATGTCATGACAAAGTTGTTTGCTCGGACATTTGCGTCTTCTCATGAGGACGCAAACACTGACCAAGAAATTTCAGAGAAAATTTGCTTGTTGCAACACTTTTTGAGGCCTGAGCATTTGGATATTCCAGAAGTTTTCCATAATGAAGCTTCATGGCTG CTTGCAGAGAAAGAATTACAGAAAATCAATGCTTTCAAAGCTCCTCGCGAGAAGCTTCTGTGTATTCTGAATTGTTGCAGAGTCATTAATAATTTGCTGCTCAATGCATCAATGTCAGAAAATCGTGTACCTGGTGCTGATGATTTTCTTCCCGTATTGATTTATGTTACGATCAAG GCTAATCCTCCTCAATTGCATTCCAACCTCAAGTTCATCCAATTATTCCGGAGACAGGAAAAACTCATCTCTGAAGCAGCTTATTACTTTACAAACCTCGTCTCTGCCAAGACATTCATTGTTGACCTAGATGCTAAATCACTATCCATTGATGGTACTGAATTCGAGGAGAACATGAAAACAGCCAAATTGGCTATCACAGGGGCACGGATAGGACCCCTACCTGCACTACATGAAACACCAGCCTTGGTAAATCCTTTTACAAGAATGCGTAATAAAGCGACACAAAATGAGCCGTCACCCACGTTGGATGAGATAGTGGACTTGGCTAGTCAATCAGATCCTGGACCTTCTCAAGGAATGGAGGGTAGTGAAACCAACATTAGTG GTGGATTGCGTTATCCTTTCATGGAAGCAGAGGCTGGTGAATTGACCGTTGGAGATGTAGAGAAATTGCTGAGCTTATACAAGGATGTGGTAAAGAAGTATACAAGTCTTAGCAGGGCTGTGAGGCACTTGGCTATTTCAAAGTTGGAGCCCTCCATTCCTCATCAAAAAGGGACCAATGTCAAACAAGAAAAGCTAGAGGAGCAACTAGAAAAAGATCATAGATAG
- the LOC131310977 gene encoding probable beta-1,3-galactosyltransferase 8 isoform X2 gives MRVVKPVAGKVILMLCIASFLAGSLFTTRTSSIHSSENKDLENLNTVARDCDHKRKLFEGTGDIMGEVTKTHQAIQSLDKTISTLEMELAVARTKKSGSSNLLSLPKSSNHTLQKAFVVIGINTAFSSKKRRDSLRETWMPRGDKLKRLEKEKGIIMRFVIGHSATPGGVLDRAVDEEAAENKDFLRLKHVEGYHQLSTKTRIYFSTVVSIWDAEFYVKVDDDVHLNLGMLVSTLARYRSKPRIYIGCMKSGPVLSQKGVRYHEPEFWKFGEEGNKYFRHATGQLYAISKDLASYISLNSPILHRYANEDVSLGSWFIGMEVEHVDARSMCCGTPPDCELKTQAGNVCVASFDWTCSGICKSVERMKNIHNTCGEGDGAVWNVDL, from the exons ATGAGAGTAGTAAAGCCAGTTGCTGGAAAAGTCATTCTCATGCTTTGCATTGCAAGCTTTCTCGCTGGATCCCTTTTTACCACCCGCACTTCTTCAATCCACTCTTCAGAGAATAAGGATTTGGAGAACTTGAACACAGTTGCTCGTGATTGTGATCATAAACGT AAATTGTTTGAAGGGACAGGAGACATTATGGGCGAAGTAACCAAGACGCATCAAGCTATCCA ATCGCTTGATAAAACAATATCGACGTTGGAGATGGAACTGGCGGTAGCTCGGACAAAAAAATCAGGCAGCAGCAATCTTCTTTCATTGCCCAAGTCATCTAATCATACCCTACAGAAAGCTTTCGTGGTAATTGGAATTAATACTGCTTTCAGCAGCAAGAAACGGCGCGACTCCCTTCGTGAAACATGGATGCCAAGAG GAGACAAGCTAAAGagattggagaaagagaaagggataATAATGAGGTTTGTGATAGGACACAGTGCGACACCGGGAGGAGTCCTTGATCGAGCGGTAGATGAGGAGGCTGCTGAGAACAAGGACTTCCTTCGCCTGAAACACGTTGAGGGATACCACCAGCTCTCGACCAAGACTCGCATTTACTTCTCCACAGTTGTCTCAATCTGGGATGCTGAATTTTATGTCAAGGTCGACGATGATGTCCACCTTAATTTGG GCATGCTAGTGAGCACATTGGCACGGTATCGGTCGAAACCAAGGATTTACATTGGCTGCATGAAGTCTGGGCCAGTTCTCTCTCAGAA AGGGGTAAGATATCACGAGCCAGAGTTTTGGAAGTTTGGGGAAGAGGGGAATAAGTACTTCAGACATGCCACCGGTCAACTCTATGCCATCTCGAAGGACCTCGCATCTTACATCTCTCTCAACTC ACCAATATTGCACAGGTATGCCAACGAGGACGTCTCTCTGGGGTCATGGTTCATTGGCATGGAAGTTGAACATGTTGACGCTCGTTCTATGTGCTGTGGAACTCCTCCAG ATTGTGAATTGAAGACACAGGCGGGGAACGTATGTGTGGCATCATTTGATTGGACATGCAGTGGAATATGCAAATCTGTGGAGAGGATGAAAAATATACACAATACTTGTGGAGAAGGAGATGGAGCTGTTTGGAATGTTGATCTCTGA
- the LOC131310977 gene encoding probable beta-1,3-galactosyltransferase 8 isoform X1: MKEFTKESKQGILVTGYQNLKSSVWRWQLLDNKPNKMRVVKPVAGKVILMLCIASFLAGSLFTTRTSSIHSSENKDLENLNTVARDCDHKRKLFEGTGDIMGEVTKTHQAIQSLDKTISTLEMELAVARTKKSGSSNLLSLPKSSNHTLQKAFVVIGINTAFSSKKRRDSLRETWMPRGDKLKRLEKEKGIIMRFVIGHSATPGGVLDRAVDEEAAENKDFLRLKHVEGYHQLSTKTRIYFSTVVSIWDAEFYVKVDDDVHLNLGMLVSTLARYRSKPRIYIGCMKSGPVLSQKGVRYHEPEFWKFGEEGNKYFRHATGQLYAISKDLASYISLNSPILHRYANEDVSLGSWFIGMEVEHVDARSMCCGTPPDCELKTQAGNVCVASFDWTCSGICKSVERMKNIHNTCGEGDGAVWNVDL; the protein is encoded by the exons ATGAAGGAATTTACAAAGGAAAGCAAGCAGGGGATATTAGTAACCGGGTATCAGAATTTGAAATCGAGTGTGTGGCGGTGGCAGCTGCTCGACAACAAGCCTAACAAAATGAGAGTAGTAAAGCCAGTTGCTGGAAAAGTCATTCTCATGCTTTGCATTGCAAGCTTTCTCGCTGGATCCCTTTTTACCACCCGCACTTCTTCAATCCACTCTTCAGAGAATAAGGATTTGGAGAACTTGAACACAGTTGCTCGTGATTGTGATCATAAACGT AAATTGTTTGAAGGGACAGGAGACATTATGGGCGAAGTAACCAAGACGCATCAAGCTATCCA ATCGCTTGATAAAACAATATCGACGTTGGAGATGGAACTGGCGGTAGCTCGGACAAAAAAATCAGGCAGCAGCAATCTTCTTTCATTGCCCAAGTCATCTAATCATACCCTACAGAAAGCTTTCGTGGTAATTGGAATTAATACTGCTTTCAGCAGCAAGAAACGGCGCGACTCCCTTCGTGAAACATGGATGCCAAGAG GAGACAAGCTAAAGagattggagaaagagaaagggataATAATGAGGTTTGTGATAGGACACAGTGCGACACCGGGAGGAGTCCTTGATCGAGCGGTAGATGAGGAGGCTGCTGAGAACAAGGACTTCCTTCGCCTGAAACACGTTGAGGGATACCACCAGCTCTCGACCAAGACTCGCATTTACTTCTCCACAGTTGTCTCAATCTGGGATGCTGAATTTTATGTCAAGGTCGACGATGATGTCCACCTTAATTTGG GCATGCTAGTGAGCACATTGGCACGGTATCGGTCGAAACCAAGGATTTACATTGGCTGCATGAAGTCTGGGCCAGTTCTCTCTCAGAA AGGGGTAAGATATCACGAGCCAGAGTTTTGGAAGTTTGGGGAAGAGGGGAATAAGTACTTCAGACATGCCACCGGTCAACTCTATGCCATCTCGAAGGACCTCGCATCTTACATCTCTCTCAACTC ACCAATATTGCACAGGTATGCCAACGAGGACGTCTCTCTGGGGTCATGGTTCATTGGCATGGAAGTTGAACATGTTGACGCTCGTTCTATGTGCTGTGGAACTCCTCCAG ATTGTGAATTGAAGACACAGGCGGGGAACGTATGTGTGGCATCATTTGATTGGACATGCAGTGGAATATGCAAATCTGTGGAGAGGATGAAAAATATACACAATACTTGTGGAGAAGGAGATGGAGCTGTTTGGAATGTTGATCTCTGA
- the LOC131310979 gene encoding uncharacterized protein LOC131310979 encodes MTKGEKIRLLEKFVYVNDIKFMSGFGRSGFKGYFNNSFARVVWKLRGGFWDWRDSIAPGSVLLDIFYVKRKEDVKYSKNWDHYHTDEGYEFLRFLRNVLIHFNDTERKRAWDNRQPGRKARTQEQVLDIILSV; translated from the exons ATGACGAAAGGAGAGAAAATCAGACTTTTGGAAAAGTTTGTTTACGTGAACGACATTAAGTTCATGTCTGGCTTCGGACGGTCTGGTTTTAAGGGATACTTTAATAACTCATTCGCTCGGGTGGTGTGGAAATTACGCGGAGGATTTTGGGATTGGCGAGATTCTATTGCTCCAGGCTCAGTTTTATTGGATATTTTTTACGTTAAGAGAAAGGAAGACGTTAAGTACAGTAAGAACTGGGACCATTACCATACCGATGAGGGATACGAATTCCTTAGATTCCTAAGAAATGTCCTCATACACTTCAATGACACTGAACGAAAAAGAGCCTGGGACAACAGGCAACCGGGGAGGAAG GCTCGGACTCAGGAACAAGTTCTGGACATTATTCTATCAGTTTGA